One genomic region from Paramicrobacterium agarici encodes:
- a CDS encoding phospho-sugar mutase, with amino-acid sequence MTENTHDPIIDTASAWLAQDPDETTRVELDTLIRDAAAGSEIALDELHARFDTRLSFGTAGLRGRIGAGSARMNRVLVSQAAAGLAAYLRAREHAPSVVIGYDGRTNSDVFARDTAEIMAGAGVRAVLLPRLLPTPVLAFAVRHLAASAGVMVTASHNPPKDNGYKVYLGGADDGSQIVPPTDGDIAEQIERVARDENVLELPRSTSFEVADESVVDAYVAATSALLPRDAEQLSVVYTAMHGVGWETFSRVIESSGYSGIASVAEQQEPDAEFPTVSFPNPEEPGALDLSFALAREVGADLIIANDPDADRMSIAIPDAESAEGYRQLTGNEVGWLLGWNAARAAAATDVSGATLACTIVSSPALGAVAKEYGLNFVETLTGFKWVSRVPGLVFGYEEAIGYLVNPDAVKDKDGISAGVAFLAMAAEAKREGVTVAQMLDGFTETFGFFASDQLSVRVTDLSLIAALMAELRDNAPTTLGGVEVTQVDDLRDGSSDLPATDALRFTLADGSRVMARPSGTEPKLKYYIDVTGPADQSEKARAVLASIRDDLDAFSTRVAER; translated from the coding sequence ATGACAGAGAACACGCACGACCCCATCATCGACACAGCATCCGCCTGGCTCGCGCAAGACCCAGACGAGACGACGCGTGTCGAGCTCGACACATTGATTCGGGATGCTGCCGCGGGCAGCGAGATCGCCCTCGACGAGCTTCACGCGCGGTTCGACACGCGCCTCTCGTTCGGCACGGCGGGGCTCCGCGGGCGCATCGGCGCCGGATCAGCGCGCATGAACCGCGTTCTCGTGTCGCAGGCCGCCGCCGGCCTCGCAGCGTACCTCCGCGCGCGCGAGCACGCACCGTCTGTCGTGATCGGCTACGACGGCCGCACGAACTCCGACGTGTTCGCGCGCGACACGGCAGAAATCATGGCGGGAGCCGGTGTGCGCGCGGTTCTTCTGCCGCGACTGCTGCCGACCCCCGTTCTCGCCTTCGCGGTGCGTCACCTCGCAGCATCCGCCGGTGTCATGGTGACGGCAAGCCACAACCCGCCGAAAGACAACGGCTACAAGGTGTACCTCGGCGGCGCCGACGACGGCTCGCAGATCGTGCCGCCGACCGACGGCGACATCGCCGAGCAGATCGAGCGGGTCGCGCGCGACGAGAACGTTCTCGAGTTGCCGCGCAGCACGTCGTTCGAGGTCGCCGACGAGTCCGTCGTCGACGCGTACGTGGCTGCCACGTCGGCGCTGCTTCCCCGCGACGCCGAACAGCTCAGCGTCGTGTACACGGCAATGCACGGCGTCGGCTGGGAGACGTTCTCGCGCGTCATCGAATCGAGCGGTTACTCCGGCATCGCCTCGGTGGCCGAGCAGCAGGAGCCCGACGCCGAGTTTCCGACCGTGTCCTTTCCCAACCCCGAGGAGCCCGGAGCACTGGACCTGTCGTTCGCGCTCGCGCGCGAGGTCGGAGCCGACCTGATCATCGCGAACGACCCCGACGCCGACCGCATGTCGATCGCGATTCCCGACGCCGAGAGCGCCGAGGGCTACCGCCAGCTCACGGGCAACGAGGTGGGGTGGCTGCTCGGCTGGAACGCTGCCCGCGCCGCTGCAGCGACCGATGTGTCCGGCGCGACGCTCGCGTGCACGATCGTGTCGTCGCCCGCGCTTGGCGCCGTGGCGAAGGAGTACGGGCTGAACTTCGTCGAGACACTCACGGGCTTCAAGTGGGTGTCGCGCGTTCCCGGGCTCGTGTTCGGGTATGAGGAGGCCATCGGCTATCTCGTGAATCCGGATGCTGTCAAAGACAAGGACGGCATCTCGGCGGGCGTTGCGTTTCTCGCGATGGCCGCCGAGGCGAAGCGAGAGGGCGTCACCGTCGCGCAGATGCTCGACGGCTTCACCGAGACGTTCGGGTTCTTCGCAAGCGACCAGCTGTCGGTGCGCGTGACCGATCTGTCGCTCATCGCCGCGCTCATGGCGGAGCTGCGCGACAACGCGCCGACGACACTCGGCGGCGTGGAGGTGACGCAGGTCGACGATCTGCGCGACGGATCGAGCGACCTCCCGGCGACCGATGCGCTGCGCTTCACGCTCGCCGACGGATCACGTGTGATGGCGCGACCGAGCGGTACGGAGCCGAAGCTCAAGTACTACATCGACGTCACTGGTCCTGCGGATCAGAGTGAGAAGGCGCGCGCTGTGCTCGCCAGCATCCGCGACGACCTCGACGCGTTCTCGACGCGGGTCGCCGAGCGTTAG
- a CDS encoding PTS sugar transporter subunit IIB codes for MKRIVTLCGVGVGTSGILKVNAERVLARLGIEASVTATDVEHVQADAADAQVILTSPELVQHIGRTFADIVEINSYVDLDEIERKLDEALG; via the coding sequence GTGAAGCGCATTGTGACGCTGTGCGGAGTCGGCGTCGGCACGTCGGGCATTCTCAAGGTGAACGCCGAGCGCGTGCTTGCTCGGCTCGGCATTGAGGCGTCGGTGACGGCGACCGACGTCGAGCATGTGCAGGCGGATGCTGCCGACGCCCAAGTGATTCTGACGTCACCCGAACTCGTGCAGCACATCGGGCGCACGTTTGCCGACATCGTCGAGATCAACAGCTACGTCGACCTTGATGAGATCGAGCGCAAGCTCGACGAGGCCCTCGGCTAA
- a CDS encoding purine-nucleoside phosphorylase: protein MPETHTNPLDAATGDPFEIAQLAADDIARETGVDHHDIALTLGSGWSKAADLIGETTATVPATAITGFSKPALEGHVGTIRSILLPNGKRALVIGARTHYYEGHGVRRVVHSVRTAAATGATTMILTNGAGGIKEHWKPGTPVLINDHINLTSDSPLEGATFVDLTGLYSQRLRDIAHSIDPSLDEGVYCQFRGPHYETPAEVQMAKTLGGHIVGMSTALEAIAARQAGMEVLGMSLITNLAAGIQATPLSHEEVIEAGRAAEAEISSLLARIVAEL, encoded by the coding sequence ATGCCAGAGACGCACACAAACCCGCTGGATGCTGCAACGGGCGACCCGTTCGAGATCGCACAGCTCGCGGCAGACGACATCGCCCGCGAAACCGGCGTTGACCACCACGACATCGCCCTGACGCTCGGTTCCGGCTGGAGCAAGGCCGCCGATCTCATCGGAGAGACGACGGCCACCGTCCCCGCGACAGCGATCACGGGATTCTCGAAGCCCGCTCTTGAGGGCCACGTCGGTACGATCCGCTCTATTCTGCTTCCCAACGGCAAGCGCGCGCTCGTCATCGGCGCCCGCACCCACTACTACGAAGGTCACGGCGTTCGCCGCGTCGTGCACTCCGTGCGCACGGCAGCAGCGACCGGCGCGACCACGATGATCCTCACAAACGGCGCCGGCGGCATCAAAGAGCACTGGAAGCCCGGCACTCCCGTGCTCATCAACGACCACATCAACCTCACGTCGGACTCGCCTCTCGAGGGTGCGACCTTCGTCGACCTCACCGGCCTCTACTCGCAGCGCCTTCGCGACATCGCGCACAGCATCGACCCCTCGCTCGATGAGGGCGTCTACTGCCAGTTCCGCGGCCCGCACTACGAGACGCCCGCAGAGGTGCAGATGGCCAAGACCCTCGGCGGCCACATCGTGGGCATGTCGACAGCGCTCGAGGCCATCGCCGCGCGTCAGGCCGGCATGGAAGTGCTCGGCATGTCGCTCATCACCAACCTCGCCGCCGGCATTCAGGCGACGCCGCTGAGCCACGAAGAGGTGATCGAGGCCGGGCGCGCCGCCGAGGCCGAGATCAGCTCGCTTCTGGCCCGAATCGTCGCGGAGCTGTGA
- a CDS encoding NAD(P)H-quinone dehydrogenase translates to MAYEFERKQRIAVVGGGPGGYEAALAGAQLGAEVTLIERAGVGGSAVITDVVPSKGLIATAEAAKSISGASDLGVQFFARHDTTGKPIRPEVTVNLSAVNKRLTSLARQQSEDMRANLVHAGVSIVQGEGRLDGDNAVIVSTKQGGTDFDRVEADTIVVSVGASPRELPAAKPDGERILTWTQLYELDSIPEHLIVVGSGVTGAEFASAYCVLGAKVTLISSRDRVLPGEDIDAANVIERVFKRDGMHVLNKSRAEKVERTENGVVATLTDGRTVEGSHCLMAVGSVPNTQNVGLEEAGVQLTESGHIRVNRVSRTSIPNIYAVGDCTAEIPLASVASMSGRTAVFHAMGDVVNPIEVRNVTSNIFTQPEIATVGWSQREIEEGIAQGTIYKLPLTANPRAKMIGVRDGFVKLFAREGSGTVIGGVIVAPRASELIFPLALAVEHRLTVDEVASAYTVYPSLTGSISDAARAMHIVL, encoded by the coding sequence ATGGCGTATGAGTTCGAACGCAAGCAGCGAATCGCTGTTGTCGGCGGTGGCCCAGGGGGCTACGAAGCAGCACTCGCCGGAGCACAGCTCGGCGCAGAAGTGACCCTGATCGAGAGGGCCGGAGTCGGCGGATCCGCGGTGATCACCGACGTCGTTCCCTCGAAGGGCCTCATCGCGACGGCCGAGGCGGCGAAGTCGATCAGCGGGGCGTCGGACCTCGGCGTTCAGTTCTTTGCGCGCCACGACACGACGGGCAAGCCGATTCGCCCTGAAGTGACGGTCAACCTCTCTGCCGTGAACAAGCGGCTCACGTCGCTGGCGCGGCAGCAGTCGGAAGACATGCGCGCGAACCTCGTGCACGCGGGTGTGAGCATCGTGCAGGGCGAGGGGCGCCTTGACGGCGACAATGCCGTGATCGTCTCGACGAAGCAGGGAGGCACGGACTTCGACCGCGTCGAGGCCGACACGATCGTCGTCTCGGTGGGTGCGTCGCCGCGCGAATTGCCCGCCGCGAAGCCCGATGGGGAGAGGATCCTCACCTGGACGCAGCTGTACGAGCTCGACAGCATCCCCGAGCATCTGATCGTCGTCGGATCGGGTGTGACCGGCGCCGAATTCGCGTCGGCGTACTGCGTGCTGGGGGCGAAGGTGACGCTGATCTCCAGCCGGGATCGCGTGCTGCCTGGCGAGGACATCGACGCAGCCAACGTGATTGAGCGCGTCTTCAAGCGCGACGGCATGCATGTGCTCAACAAGTCGCGCGCCGAGAAAGTGGAGCGCACAGAGAACGGCGTCGTCGCGACGCTCACAGACGGGCGCACAGTCGAGGGCAGCCACTGCCTCATGGCGGTCGGCTCGGTGCCGAACACGCAGAACGTCGGACTTGAAGAGGCGGGCGTTCAGCTGACCGAGTCGGGGCACATTCGCGTCAATCGCGTCTCGCGCACGTCGATCCCGAACATCTACGCGGTCGGGGACTGCACGGCAGAGATACCGCTCGCCTCTGTTGCATCGATGTCGGGTCGCACGGCCGTGTTCCACGCGATGGGCGACGTCGTGAACCCGATCGAGGTGCGCAACGTCACGTCGAACATCTTTACGCAGCCCGAGATCGCGACCGTCGGCTGGAGTCAGCGCGAGATCGAAGAGGGAATCGCGCAGGGAACGATCTACAAGCTCCCGTTGACGGCGAACCCGCGGGCGAAGATGATCGGCGTGCGCGATGGCTTCGTCAAGCTGTTCGCTCGCGAAGGGTCGGGCACCGTGATCGGCGGCGTGATTGTCGCGCCGCGCGCCTCGGAGCTGATCTTCCCGCTGGCGCTCGCCGTCGAGCACCGGCTCACGGTCGATGAGGTCGCGAGTGCGTATACGGTGTACCCGTCGCTCACGGGGTCCATTTCGGATGCTGCTCGCGCGATGCACATCGTGCTCTGA